The following are encoded together in the Sphaerodactylus townsendi isolate TG3544 linkage group LG14, MPM_Stown_v2.3, whole genome shotgun sequence genome:
- the PDPR gene encoding pyruvate dehydrogenase phosphatase regulatory subunit, mitochondrial isoform X1, protein MFLRLLADVRWQRGNPGWRSVAGSRRSSTNTAEHHQVPLPTHAQVVICGGGIMGTSVAYHLSKLGWKDIVLLEQGRLAAGSTRFCAGIVSTARHLSIELKMADYSNKLYQQLEQETGVKTGYVRTGSISLAQTQDRLISLKRIASQLKIMGIPCELIPPKKVAQLHPLINIHDLVGAMYVPEDAVVSSADVSLALSRAASANGVQIHERTSVIHIVGQKGCVAGVETDRGSIECQYFVNCAGQWAYELGLSNEEPVSIPLHACEHFYLLTRPFKSPLESNMPTIVDPDGRIYIRSWQGGILSGGFEKNPKPIFTEGRNQLEINNLQEDWDHFEPLLSGLLRRMPGLEALEIVQLVNCPESFTPDIRCIMGESPNVQGYFVLAGMNSAGTSFGGGAGKYLAEWMVNGYPSDNVWPLDLKRFGALQSSRTFLRHRVMEVMPLIYDLKVPRWDFQTGRQLRTSPLYDRLDAQGARWMEKHGFERAKYFVPPGKDLLALDQSKTFYKPDWFDIVGAEVKCCKEAVCVIDMSSFTKFEISSTGGQALEVLQYLFSNDLDVPVGHIVHTGMLNHKGGYENDCSIVRLNKRSFFMISPTDQQVHCWAWLKKHMPEDSNLLLEDVTWKYTALNLIGPRAGDVLSELSYAPMSPDHFPSLFCKEMSVGYANGIRVMSMTHTGEPGFMLYIPIEYALHVYNEVMSVGQKYGIRNSGYYALRSLRIEKFFAFWGQDLDAFTTPLECGREFRVKLEKGTDFIGREALMRQKQEGVYKRFTMFILDDHDTDLDLWPWWGEPIYRNGLYVGQTTSSAYSYTLERHVCLGFVHNPDPETGEEQLVTTDFVNRGEYEIEIAGQRFQAKAKLYPFSSLFTPRRRKDEMEFSGYQGK, encoded by the exons GCTGGCTGCCGGTTCCACCAGGTTCTGCGCAGGCATCGTGAGCACCGCGCGGCATCTGTCCATCGAGCTCAAGATGGCCGACTACTCGAACAAGCTGTATCAGCAACTCGAGCAAGAGACCGGCGTAAAAACTG GCTACGTGAGGACTGGCTCTATCTCGCTGGCTCAGACGCAGGATCGGCTGATCTCCCTGAAGCGCATTGCCTCGCAGCTCAA GATCATGGGGATCCCATGTGAGCTCATCCCACCAAAGAAAGTGGCACAGCTTCACCCGCTCATCAACATCCACGACCTGGTGGGGGCCATGTACGTGCCGGAGGACGCTGTCGTATCGTCTGCTGATGTGAGCCTTGCTTTGTCACGGGCTGCCTCTGCGAACG GGGTCCAGATCCACGAACGGACAAGTGTCATCCACATTGTGGGCCAGAAGGGCTGTGTGGCTGGAGTGGAAACCGACAGAGGATCAATTGAGTGCCAGTATTTTGTGAACTGTGCTGGTCAG TGGGCTTATGAGCTGGGTCTTTCCAATGAGGAGCCCGTCAGCATCCCGCTGCATGCCTGCGAGCACTTCTACCTCCTGACGCGCCCTTTCAAGTCACCCTTGGAGAGCAACATGCCAA CTATCGTGGACCCTGATGGGAGGATTTACATTCGCAGCTGGCAGGGGGGCATCCTCTCCGGGGGTTTTGAGAAGAACCCCAAGCCTATCTTCACGGAGGGCCGGAACCAGCTTGAGATTAATAATTTACAAGAAGACTGGGACCATTTTG AGCCCCTGCTGAGCGGCCTTCTTCGGAGGATGCCAGGACTAGAGGCCCTGGAGATCGTGCAGCTGGTGAATTGCCCCGAATCCTTTACTCCAGACATACGATGCATCATGGGAGAATCCCCGAACGTGCAGGGTTACTTTGTCCTGGCTGGGATGAACTCCGCTGGGACGTCTTTTGGTGGGGGAGCAGGCAA GTACCTGGCTGAATGGATGGTGAATGGCTACCCTTCCGACAACGTGTGGCCCTTGGACCTGAAGCGCTTTGGTGCCTTGCAGAGCAGCCGTACCTTCCTCCGTCACCGTGTCATGGAAGTAATGC CCCTGATCTATGACCTGAAAGTTCCGCGTTGGGATTTCCAGACTGGCAGGCAGCTTCGCACGTCACCCCTCTACGACCGGCTGGATGCGCAAGGAGCTCGGTGGATGGAAAAGCATGGGTTCGAGAGGGCCAAGTACTTTGTGCCACCTGGGAAAG ATTTGCTGGCCCTGGATCAGAGCAAGACTTTCTACAAGCCAGACTGGTTTGACATCGTGGGGGCAGAGGTCAAGTGCTGCAAGGAAGCCGTGTGCGTCATCGATATGTCCTCATTCACCAAGTTTGAAATCAGC TCCACAGGGGGCCAGGCCCTGGAGGTTCTGCAATATCTCTTCTCCAATGACCTAGACGTACCTGTTGGACACATTGTGCACACAGGGATGCTCAATCACAAAGGAGGGTACGAGAACGACTGCAGCATCGTGCGCCTGAACAAACGCAG CTTCTTCATGATCTCCCCCACTGACCAGCAAGTTCATTGCTGGGCCTGGCTGAAGAAACACATGCCGGAGGACAGCAACCTGCTTTTGGAAGATGTGACCTGGAAATATACAG ctCTGAATTTGATTGGCCCACGTGCTGGAGACGTCCTCTCGGAACTCTCGTATGCACCAATGAGTCCAGatcattttccttccctcttttgcAAG GAGATGAGCGTGGGTTACGCCAACGGCATCCGCGTCATGAGCATGACACACACGGGGGAGCCAGGATTCATGCTGTACATCCCCATTGAG TATGCTTTGCACGTGTACAACGAAGTGATGAGCGTGGGACAAAAGTACGGGATCCGGAACTCTGGCTATTACGCCCTCCGCAGCTTGCGCATCGAGAAGTTCTTCGCCTTCTGGGGCCAAGACCTGGACGCTTTCACCACTCCCTTAGAATGTGGACGCGAGTTCCGGGTGAAACTCGAGAAG GGCACCGACTTCATTGGGCGGGAAGCACTGATGCGCCAGAAGCAGGAAGGGGTCTACAAGCGCTTCACCATGTTCATCCTCGATGATCACGACACAGACCTGGACCTGTGGCCCTGGTGGGGGGAGCCCATCTACCGGAACGGACTCTATGTGGGCCAGACCACCAGCAGCGCCTACAGTTACACCCTCGAGCGGCACGTCTGCCTGGGTTTTGTGCACAACCCAGACCCTGAAACTGGCGAGGAGCAGCTTGTGACGACCGACTTCGTCAACCGGGGCGAGTATGAGATTGAGATTGCCGGACAGCGTTTCCAGGCCAAGGCGAAGCTCTACCCTTTCAGCTCTCTTTTCACGCCACGCCGGCGCAAGGACGAAATGGAGTTCAGTGGCTACCAAGGGAAGTGA
- the LOC125443243 gene encoding fibulin-7-like, which yields MLPKVLALVAVSILHLPWSSTQGCLSKQQVANTIRQMQKLLSSHEAAQMQNMRNLKKQLTILQGNIQKQVAKHNDSCTLLPVPPNGRRLGRKTLVGHDVHFLCDPGFLLVGSETRTCLDNGTWSGHQPFCKSINYCASNPCANGGTCVDGTHRYSCLCPSGWSGATCQAPVYSHWVTLSNSSFSRQPRCADNLMGSRQCRCDAGFQMQAGSICQDVDECQLFQSSRPTRICLHECVNVPGSYRCTCPDGYRLQADKSTCSDVDECAENQHNCSRGQTCINVFGGFRCVRPECPKAQLNTSYVKTSAAQCERSPCPMDSKACQRAANSISFHYLPLQSNRTVPRVLFKMSTSRFVGDSLRFAILGGNGQGMLVVQRADRQAGELVLTRPAVGPTTLEAELEMSEFARKMPLGKHIFKITIFVAQYEF from the exons ATGCTCCCCAAAGTACTGGCCCTGGTGGCTGTGAGCATCCTACACCTGCCCTGGAGCAGCACTCAG GGCTGCCTGAGCAAGCAGCAAGTGGCCAACACCATCAGGCAGATGCAGAAGCTGCTGTCCTCCCACGAGGCTGCCCAGATGCAGAACATGCGCAACCTCAAGAAACAATTGACCATTCTGCAAGGCAACATCCAGAAGCAGGTGGCCAAGCACAATG ACAGCTGTACTCTGCTGCCAGTGCCCCCAAATGGCCGAAGGCTGGGCAGGAAAACACTTGTGGGTCATGATGTGCACTTCCTGTGTGACCCCGGCTTCCTCCTCGTGGGATCTGAGACACGGACATGCCTGGATAATGGCACATGGAGTGGACACCAACCTTTTTGCAAAA GCATCAATTATTGTGCCAGCAATCCCTGCGCCAATGGTGGGACCTGTGTGGATGGCACGCACCGCTATAGCTGCTTGTGTCCCAGCGGCTGGTCAGGTGCCACCTGCCAAGCTCCAGTTTATTCCC ATTGGGTAACGCTGAGCAACTCATCCTTTAGCCGCCAGCCCCGCTGTGCTGACAACCTGATGGGCTCGCGCCAGTGCCGCTGTGACGCAGGTTTCCAAATGCAGGCAGGAAGCATTTGCCAAG aTGTGGACGAGTGTCAGCTCTTCCAGTCCAGCCGCCCCACCCGCATCTGCCTCCATGAATGCGTGAACGTGCCCGGCTCTTACCGATGCACTTGCCCAGATGGCTACCGGCTCCAGGCTGACAAGAGCACATGCAGTG ATGTGGACGAGTGTGCTGAGAATCAGCACAATTGTAGCCGGGGACAGACGTGCATCAACGTTTTCGGAGGGTTCCGGTGCGTGCGACCCGAGTGCCCCAAGGCCCAGCTCAACACCAGCTACGTCAAAACCTCGGCTGC GCAGTGTGAGCGGAGCCCGTGCCCCATGGACAGCAAGGCCTGCCAGAGAGCCGCCAACTCCATCTCGTTCCACTACTTGCCTCTCCAGTCCAACCGCACGGTGCCCCGGGTGCTGTTCAAGATGTCCACCAGCCGCTTCGTCGGGGACAGCCTGCGCTTTGCCATCTTGGGGGGCAACGGCCAAGGGATGCTGGTCGTGCAGCGTGCAGACCGCCAGGCAGGAGAGCTGGTGCTCACCAGACCAGCCGTGGGGCCGACGACATTGGAGGCAGAGCTGGAAATGAGTGAATTTGCCCGGAAGATGCCGCTGGGGAAGCACATCTTCAAAATCACCATCTTTGTTGCACAGTATGAATTCTGA
- the PDPR gene encoding pyruvate dehydrogenase phosphatase regulatory subunit, mitochondrial isoform X2, which yields MHHGRIPERAGLLCPGWDELRWDVFWWGSRYLAEWMVNGYPSDNVWPLDLKRFGALQSSRTFLRHRVMEVMPLIYDLKVPRWDFQTGRQLRTSPLYDRLDAQGARWMEKHGFERAKYFVPPGKDLLALDQSKTFYKPDWFDIVGAEVKCCKEAVCVIDMSSFTKFEISSTGGQALEVLQYLFSNDLDVPVGHIVHTGMLNHKGGYENDCSIVRLNKRSFFMISPTDQQVHCWAWLKKHMPEDSNLLLEDVTWKYTALNLIGPRAGDVLSELSYAPMSPDHFPSLFCKEMSVGYANGIRVMSMTHTGEPGFMLYIPIEYALHVYNEVMSVGQKYGIRNSGYYALRSLRIEKFFAFWGQDLDAFTTPLECGREFRVKLEKGTDFIGREALMRQKQEGVYKRFTMFILDDHDTDLDLWPWWGEPIYRNGLYVGQTTSSAYSYTLERHVCLGFVHNPDPETGEEQLVTTDFVNRGEYEIEIAGQRFQAKAKLYPFSSLFTPRRRKDEMEFSGYQGK from the exons ATGCATCATGGGAGAATCCCCGAACGTGCAGGGTTACTTTGTCCTGGCTGGGATGAACTCCGCTGGGACGTCTTTTGGTGGGGGAGCAG GTACCTGGCTGAATGGATGGTGAATGGCTACCCTTCCGACAACGTGTGGCCCTTGGACCTGAAGCGCTTTGGTGCCTTGCAGAGCAGCCGTACCTTCCTCCGTCACCGTGTCATGGAAGTAATGC CCCTGATCTATGACCTGAAAGTTCCGCGTTGGGATTTCCAGACTGGCAGGCAGCTTCGCACGTCACCCCTCTACGACCGGCTGGATGCGCAAGGAGCTCGGTGGATGGAAAAGCATGGGTTCGAGAGGGCCAAGTACTTTGTGCCACCTGGGAAAG ATTTGCTGGCCCTGGATCAGAGCAAGACTTTCTACAAGCCAGACTGGTTTGACATCGTGGGGGCAGAGGTCAAGTGCTGCAAGGAAGCCGTGTGCGTCATCGATATGTCCTCATTCACCAAGTTTGAAATCAGC TCCACAGGGGGCCAGGCCCTGGAGGTTCTGCAATATCTCTTCTCCAATGACCTAGACGTACCTGTTGGACACATTGTGCACACAGGGATGCTCAATCACAAAGGAGGGTACGAGAACGACTGCAGCATCGTGCGCCTGAACAAACGCAG CTTCTTCATGATCTCCCCCACTGACCAGCAAGTTCATTGCTGGGCCTGGCTGAAGAAACACATGCCGGAGGACAGCAACCTGCTTTTGGAAGATGTGACCTGGAAATATACAG ctCTGAATTTGATTGGCCCACGTGCTGGAGACGTCCTCTCGGAACTCTCGTATGCACCAATGAGTCCAGatcattttccttccctcttttgcAAG GAGATGAGCGTGGGTTACGCCAACGGCATCCGCGTCATGAGCATGACACACACGGGGGAGCCAGGATTCATGCTGTACATCCCCATTGAG TATGCTTTGCACGTGTACAACGAAGTGATGAGCGTGGGACAAAAGTACGGGATCCGGAACTCTGGCTATTACGCCCTCCGCAGCTTGCGCATCGAGAAGTTCTTCGCCTTCTGGGGCCAAGACCTGGACGCTTTCACCACTCCCTTAGAATGTGGACGCGAGTTCCGGGTGAAACTCGAGAAG GGCACCGACTTCATTGGGCGGGAAGCACTGATGCGCCAGAAGCAGGAAGGGGTCTACAAGCGCTTCACCATGTTCATCCTCGATGATCACGACACAGACCTGGACCTGTGGCCCTGGTGGGGGGAGCCCATCTACCGGAACGGACTCTATGTGGGCCAGACCACCAGCAGCGCCTACAGTTACACCCTCGAGCGGCACGTCTGCCTGGGTTTTGTGCACAACCCAGACCCTGAAACTGGCGAGGAGCAGCTTGTGACGACCGACTTCGTCAACCGGGGCGAGTATGAGATTGAGATTGCCGGACAGCGTTTCCAGGCCAAGGCGAAGCTCTACCCTTTCAGCTCTCTTTTCACGCCACGCCGGCGCAAGGACGAAATGGAGTTCAGTGGCTACCAAGGGAAGTGA